A part of Heliangelus exortis chromosome 3, bHelExo1.hap1, whole genome shotgun sequence genomic DNA contains:
- the BATF3 gene encoding basic leucine zipper transcriptional factor ATF-like 3 isoform X1 has translation MSCPVPAAGSALPRSAAAEGGQQSHEEDDRKVRRREKNRVAAQRSRKKQTQKADKLHEEYESLEQENTSLKREIGKLTDEMKHLSEVLKDHEKICPLLHCTMNFVTVPRPDALAGCLPR, from the exons ATGTCGTGCCCCGTCCCGGCAGCAGGCAGTGCCCTGCCCCGGAGTGCGGCGGCGGAGGGCGGCCAGCAG AGTCATGAAGAAGATGACAGGAAAgtaaggaggagagaaaaaaatcgAGTTGCTgcacagaggagcaggaagaagCAAACCCAGAAAGCAGATAAACTTCACGAA GAATATGAGTCTCTTGAGCAAGAAAATACctctctgaaaagagaaattggAAAGCTAACAGATGAAATGAAACACTTGAGTGAAGTGTTGAAGGATCATGAAAAGATCTGTCCACTACTGCACTGCACCATGAACTTTGTGACTGTACCAAGGCCGGATGCCCTTGCCGGCTGCCTGCCAAGATGA
- the TATDN3 gene encoding putative deoxyribonuclease TATDN3 isoform X2 — protein sequence MAAAGPMDCHCHLAAPCFQADVADVVRAAEQAAVSALVVVSEHAGEFRSVLALSERFPGFVLPCLGVHPVQEVSPEEQRSVTLKDLDAALPLIELYKDRLVGIGEVGLDFTPRFASTDEQKEGQRQVLIKQIEIARRLDLPLNVHSRSAGRPTINLLKDQGAAKVLLHAFDGKPSVAMEGVKAGYFFSIPPSIIRSEQQKLVKMLPLENMCLETDSPALGPEKQVRNEPKNIYIAAEYIANIKGIPVEKVIEVTTQNALKVFPKLRNFLPM from the exons ATGGCGGCTGCGGGACCCATGGATTGTCACTGCCACCTCGCCGCGCCCTGCTTCCAGGCG GACGTGGCGGACGTGGTGCGGGCGGCTGAGCAG gCGGCGGTGTCGGCGCTGGTGGTGGTGTCGGAGCATGCCGGGGAGTTCCGGAGCGTCCTGGCCCTGTCGGAGAG GTTCCCGGGGTTTGTTTTGCCGTGCCTGGGGGTTCACCCAGTCCAAGAGGTCTCGCCAGAGGAGCAGCGCAGTGTTACTTTGAAG GATCTGGATGCTGCATTACCTCTTATAGAACTCTACAAAGATAGATTGGTGGGGATTGGAGAA GTTGGACTAGATTTCACTCCCAGATTTGCCAGCACGGATGAACAGAAGGAAGGACAAAGACAGGTTTTGATCAAGCAGATTGAGATAGCAAGAAGACTGGATTTACCTTT AAATGTCCATTCCCGCTCAGCTGGAAGACCAACCATTAATCTCTTGAAGGACCAAG gtgCTGCAAAGGTGTTGCTCCATGCATTTGATGGGAAGCCATCTGTAGCCATGGAAGGTGTGAAAGCTGGATACTTCTTCTCCATTCCTCCTTCCATTATAAGGAGTGAACAG CAGAAGCTTGTGAAAATGTTACCTCTGGAAAATATGTGCTTGGAAACTGACTCTCCTGCTCTGGGGCCTGAAAAGCAG gtgaGAAATGAaccaaaaaatatttacattgctGCAGAATATATTGCCAATATTAAAGGAATTCCAGTTGAAAAAGTTATAGAAGTGACCACGCAGAATGCACTGAAAGTATTCCCCAAACTTCGGAACTTTCTCCCCATGTAG
- the TATDN3 gene encoding putative deoxyribonuclease TATDN3 isoform X1, with protein MAAAGPMDCHCHLAAPCFQADVADVVRAAEQAAVSALVVVSEHAGEFRSVLALSERFPGFVLPCLGVHPVQEVSPEEQRSVTLKDLDAALPLIELYKDRLVGIGEVGLDFTPRFASTDEQKEGQRQVLIKQIEIARRLDLPLNVHSRSAGRPTINLLKDQGAAKVLLHAFDGKPSVAMEGVKAGYFFSIPPSIIRSEQKQKLVKMLPLENMCLETDSPALGPEKQVRNEPKNIYIAAEYIANIKGIPVEKVIEVTTQNALKVFPKLRNFLPM; from the exons ATGGCGGCTGCGGGACCCATGGATTGTCACTGCCACCTCGCCGCGCCCTGCTTCCAGGCG GACGTGGCGGACGTGGTGCGGGCGGCTGAGCAG gCGGCGGTGTCGGCGCTGGTGGTGGTGTCGGAGCATGCCGGGGAGTTCCGGAGCGTCCTGGCCCTGTCGGAGAG GTTCCCGGGGTTTGTTTTGCCGTGCCTGGGGGTTCACCCAGTCCAAGAGGTCTCGCCAGAGGAGCAGCGCAGTGTTACTTTGAAG GATCTGGATGCTGCATTACCTCTTATAGAACTCTACAAAGATAGATTGGTGGGGATTGGAGAA GTTGGACTAGATTTCACTCCCAGATTTGCCAGCACGGATGAACAGAAGGAAGGACAAAGACAGGTTTTGATCAAGCAGATTGAGATAGCAAGAAGACTGGATTTACCTTT AAATGTCCATTCCCGCTCAGCTGGAAGACCAACCATTAATCTCTTGAAGGACCAAG gtgCTGCAAAGGTGTTGCTCCATGCATTTGATGGGAAGCCATCTGTAGCCATGGAAGGTGTGAAAGCTGGATACTTCTTCTCCATTCCTCCTTCCATTATAAGGAGTGAACAG AAGCAGAAGCTTGTGAAAATGTTACCTCTGGAAAATATGTGCTTGGAAACTGACTCTCCTGCTCTGGGGCCTGAAAAGCAG gtgaGAAATGAaccaaaaaatatttacattgctGCAGAATATATTGCCAATATTAAAGGAATTCCAGTTGAAAAAGTTATAGAAGTGACCACGCAGAATGCACTGAAAGTATTCCCCAAACTTCGGAACTTTCTCCCCATGTAG
- the BATF3 gene encoding basic leucine zipper transcriptional factor ATF-like 3 isoform X2, with protein sequence MSQKHGGQELLRSHEEDDRKVRRREKNRVAAQRSRKKQTQKADKLHEEYESLEQENTSLKREIGKLTDEMKHLSEVLKDHEKICPLLHCTMNFVTVPRPDALAGCLPR encoded by the exons ATGTCTCAGAAGCACGgcgggcaggagctgctgaga AGTCATGAAGAAGATGACAGGAAAgtaaggaggagagaaaaaaatcgAGTTGCTgcacagaggagcaggaagaagCAAACCCAGAAAGCAGATAAACTTCACGAA GAATATGAGTCTCTTGAGCAAGAAAATACctctctgaaaagagaaattggAAAGCTAACAGATGAAATGAAACACTTGAGTGAAGTGTTGAAGGATCATGAAAAGATCTGTCCACTACTGCACTGCACCATGAACTTTGTGACTGTACCAAGGCCGGATGCCCTTGCCGGCTGCCTGCCAAGATGA
- the NSL1 gene encoding kinetochore-associated protein NSL1 homolog: MPLPKLRGRGGEVADSASGPAFSLRPRREMAAGPAQPVLPPAGEAGAGPPLSPAAPASKQDPRVRCCSRHGLGEVMALCAPFVRSLAEGQPGAADAAGDAFWSFETAVRENVTINGEPWEETWGDSESRSGSNMRILEDQCDDLIVETATKRKQWPKKILVHAIQAMKAEQEMLKLYHPVITPEEIRSQPSQDAYIANLKQVTEMASKQISGAMKSLPVLIERAEGFSQALTWQPTLELCKLRQEVFAGCKAKEEDNVQNFISPGEVTPTDTDNSRKSCVLLKRKKPVDLSERRRYPLRRRRITLST, from the exons ATGCCGCTCCCAAagctgaggggaaggggtggggaggTGGCGGATTCCGCTTCCGGGCCGGCATTTTCCCTGCGTCCAAGGCGGGAAATGGCGGCCGGCCCAGCACAGCCCGTGTTGCCGCCGGCGGGGGAGGCGGGTGCGGGGCCTCCCCTCAGCCCGGCTGCCCCCGCTAGCAAGCAGGACCCGCGGGTGCGGTGCTGCTCCCGGCACGGTCTGGGCGAGGTGATGGCGCTCTGCGCCCCCTTCGTGCGGAGCCTGGCGGAGGGACAGCCGGGCGCAGCCGACGCCGCCGGAGACGCGTTCTGG AGCTTCGAAACGGCGGTGCGGGAGAACGTTACCATCAATGGGGAGCCCTGGGAGGAGACTTGGGGCGACTCGGAGTCGCGGAGCG GTTCCAACATGAGAATTCTTGAAGATCAATGTGATGACCTAATAGTAGAGACAGCAACAAAGCGTAAGCAGTGGCCTAAGAAGATACTGGTGCATGCTATCCAAGCCATGAAAGCAGAGCAAGAGATGTTG AAGCTGTATCATCCTGTCATAACACCTGAAGAAATAAGGTCACAGCCTTCTCAAG ATGCTTACATTGCAAATCTGAAGCAGGTGACAGAGATGGCATCCAAGCAGATCAGTGGAGCAATGAAG tctctcccagtgctaATAGAAAGAGCAGAAGGTTTTTCCCAAGCACTGACCTGGCAGCCAACCTTGGAACTCTGCAAACTGCGGCAAGAAGTCTTTGCTGGTTGCAAGGCAAAGGAGGAAGATAATGTGCAGAACTTCATATCACCAGGAGAAGTCACACCAACAGACACTGATAACAGCAGAAAATCTTGTGttttgctaaaaagaaaaaaacctgtagaTCTATCAGAAAGAAGGCGCTACCCGCTTCGACGGAGGAGAATTACACTCAGCACATGA
- the TATDN3 gene encoding putative deoxyribonuclease TATDN3 isoform X3: MAAAGPMDCHCHLAAPCFQAAAVSALVVVSEHAGEFRSVLALSERFPGFVLPCLGVHPVQEVSPEEQRSVTLKDLDAALPLIELYKDRLVGIGEVGLDFTPRFASTDEQKEGQRQVLIKQIEIARRLDLPLNVHSRSAGRPTINLLKDQGAAKVLLHAFDGKPSVAMEGVKAGYFFSIPPSIIRSEQKQKLVKMLPLENMCLETDSPALGPEKQVRNEPKNIYIAAEYIANIKGIPVEKVIEVTTQNALKVFPKLRNFLPM; this comes from the exons ATGGCGGCTGCGGGACCCATGGATTGTCACTGCCACCTCGCCGCGCCCTGCTTCCAGGCG gCGGCGGTGTCGGCGCTGGTGGTGGTGTCGGAGCATGCCGGGGAGTTCCGGAGCGTCCTGGCCCTGTCGGAGAG GTTCCCGGGGTTTGTTTTGCCGTGCCTGGGGGTTCACCCAGTCCAAGAGGTCTCGCCAGAGGAGCAGCGCAGTGTTACTTTGAAG GATCTGGATGCTGCATTACCTCTTATAGAACTCTACAAAGATAGATTGGTGGGGATTGGAGAA GTTGGACTAGATTTCACTCCCAGATTTGCCAGCACGGATGAACAGAAGGAAGGACAAAGACAGGTTTTGATCAAGCAGATTGAGATAGCAAGAAGACTGGATTTACCTTT AAATGTCCATTCCCGCTCAGCTGGAAGACCAACCATTAATCTCTTGAAGGACCAAG gtgCTGCAAAGGTGTTGCTCCATGCATTTGATGGGAAGCCATCTGTAGCCATGGAAGGTGTGAAAGCTGGATACTTCTTCTCCATTCCTCCTTCCATTATAAGGAGTGAACAG AAGCAGAAGCTTGTGAAAATGTTACCTCTGGAAAATATGTGCTTGGAAACTGACTCTCCTGCTCTGGGGCCTGAAAAGCAG gtgaGAAATGAaccaaaaaatatttacattgctGCAGAATATATTGCCAATATTAAAGGAATTCCAGTTGAAAAAGTTATAGAAGTGACCACGCAGAATGCACTGAAAGTATTCCCCAAACTTCGGAACTTTCTCCCCATGTAG